The Primulina tabacum isolate GXHZ01 chromosome 16, ASM2559414v2, whole genome shotgun sequence genome window below encodes:
- the LOC142529321 gene encoding uncharacterized protein LOC142529321, giving the protein MESFAFDSPKLIGTPPPENLCGSARFFVAAGSSSSLITDEAFSSSTSAFTTDSSAPERAERNVAEEELEAAHGDFIAILTCSPSPYEDFRSSMQEMVEARLEQEGKVDWGFMEELLFYYLDLNHKSSYKFILHAFVDLVVVLRGDSGRIPASRLPLSGGGGSRRRMKGEK; this is encoded by the coding sequence ATGGAGTCGTTTGCCTTCGATTCCCCGAAGCTAATCGGAACGCCGCCGCCGGAAAATCTATGCGGCTCGGCTAGGTTCTTTGTGGCTGCCGGCTCGTCCAGCTCGCTGATCACGGATGAAGCGTTTTCTTCATCAACCTCCGCCTTTACGACggactcctccgcgccggagaGAGCGGAGCGGAATGTTGCCGAGGAGGAACTGGAAGCGGCGCATGGGGATTTCATCGCCATCCTGACGTGTTCTCCGAGTCCGTACGAGGACTTCCGCAGTTCGATGCAGGAGATGGTGGAGGCGCGTCTAGAGCAAGAAGGGAAAGTGGACTGGGGATTCATGGAGGAGCTGTTGTTTTACTATTTGGATTTGAATCACAAGAGCTCGTACAAGTTCATTCTGCACGCATTCGTCGACTTGGTCGTAGTCTTGCGTGGTGATTCCGGGAGGATTCCGGCGAGCCGCCTGCCTTTGAGCGGCGGAGGTGGCAGCAGAAGACGGATGAAAGGCGAGAAGTAA